In Anopheles gambiae chromosome 2, idAnoGambNW_F1_1, whole genome shotgun sequence, a single window of DNA contains:
- the LOC1269771 gene encoding E3 ubiquitin-protein ligase SHPRH — MSYSLLDIAVSKKKSGNNRVISDSCNTDDSDEPSTSSIPPAAPTFTYKGKKYTQLDPQLKVKPILRDVERIPEYQLIERNEPDGWTLSITLRLRGRDEPTDDGCIRHRQRMVELLFEEIDRHSFIEEELAQKLPTSPEEDSNEPLSIQEFYNQLRLRHRTQAGDKSSKELVIPLLRPELRLYQEQAIRWLLKRETVVDRLPGQYVLLRCRAQPEVSFYMDLYDCTISDKKPNPKIPAGGILADEMGMGKTVEILGLMLLNPKKQDSPNEPSEPQEPQDPNEVKLKATKNEGELRCLCASTLTKKTIACRKCGRLQHRKCVLNHFTQPNEQYICPECWRTQPMVKSGATIIVSPASIKHQWESEIRKHVTDPNFRVFIYNGIADKWISPQDLAAYDVVLTDYTVLSPEIYRVPEYARSSRHEQRFLKPSTPLTMIHWWRVVLDEAQMVESVNNNAAKMVKALPTKHRWAVTGTPIEKTINNLHGLVSFLDYEPYSYWRTWKAYAERFQQGNAEPLLTMMARVMWRTCKHSVFDQLDIPPQTERIHHIQMSDLQNYFYRCEHLACAQAFNEKARRIGANERMAQMNIATLNQLLEPLRKLRQDCTIPSVLGVGQSALQGKKLLTPAELHEHLIASNVNECKGKLRSVVSSLNGMAAVEILQEHYDQAFRLYQASLRCADDYQGAISVDSLLQIHALHNLLDLVRRFEEKLSPSSKLTAEQIAAYEERRSKLEGRYIEQYANKVRSIEATLRPATEKVDELINGNDSSQRLQLVGEWWRDLFALFEESPQRHSAIQSRVLLDQSLIGNTGVNSWRTLDLWLVNWLDGLLERRSSLVKGFQSLGFFVEYLQPDRTDWSQEARARIDELVRTAFACHLDPALFEEDEFGVRKKERQEAKGLPGPPVCLLCKVKDKLNELESALFQIRKTQVATGGLWQVSRQESVLKLIHAYAKRLEQDRTVWSRMVSQDTIVESDRFIAFLEHAKVEFKEYSQYWVEINYTVAAYDELTMCKSRLQLLTLAERREIEKKKKKPSPLQVLECELADTLAELQLTKAEAERDFVRLKGTRKYLEHLGSRKELEPCPICHSIPEGRYAVLQCGHHLCSICLMRIFQLARAHGNMTTCGICRHEQHVKDIQYVQPIDPMHKIRGNFSNKVSKIVQTALELVAEDPSVKIVIFSHWEPILTEVGVALAANDITLREKSAKFYQCVADFKDPVKGITCLLLPLRFGSKGLNLTEATHVFLVEPILNPGEEMQAIGRVHRIGQTRPTFVHRFIMLNTIETTIHETIQGDRSGRWWSKDVTVEQLAQLFRLDQDDGSELPAL; from the exons atgagctacAGCTTGTTGGACATTGCTGTTTCAAAGAAGAAGTCGGGAAACAATCGTGTAATCTCCGATAGCTGCAACACCGACGATAGTGATGAACCATCAACATCCAGCATCCCACCGGCGGCACCAACATTTACGTACAAGGGCAAGAAGTACACACAGCTAGACCCGCAATTGAAAGTGAAACCAATCCTACGCGATGTCGAACGCATTCCGGAGTACCAGCTGATAGAGAGAAACGAGCCAGACGGTTGGACTCTCTCCATTACCCTGCGATTGCGAGGGCGGGATGAGCCCACCGACGATGGCTGCATCCGGCACAGGCAGCGCATGGTTGAGCTTTTGTTCGAAGAAATCGACCGGCACTCGTTCATCGAGGAGGAGCTGGCGCAGAAACTACCAACCTCACCGGAGGAAGACAGCAACGAACCGCTCTCCATACAAGAGTTTTACAATCAATTACGATTGCGCCATCGAACGCAAGCGGGTGATAAAAGCTCGAAGGAATTGGTAATTCCACTGTTGCGCCCTGAACTGCGATTGTACCAAGAGCAAGCGATCCGTTGGTTGCTAAAGCGGGAAACCGTCGTAGATCGATTGCCCGGCCAGTACGTTCTGCTTCGTTGCCGTGCCCAGCCAGAGGTGAGTTTTTACATGGATCTGTACGACTGTACGATAAGCGATAAGAAACCGAACCCAAAAATACCCGCCGGTGGTATACTGGCCGATGAGATGGGTATGGGCAAAACGGTCGAAATCCTGGGCCTAATGCTGCTGAACCCGAAGAAACAAGACTCGCCCAACGAGCCCTCGGAGCCCCAGGAGCCCCAAGATCCCAACGAAGTTAAACTTAAGGCGACGAAAAATGAAGGTGAACTAAGGTGCTTGTGTGCTAGCACACTGACCAAGAAGACAATCGCCTGCCGCAAGTGCGGCCGGCTGCAGCATCGCAAGTGTGTTTTGAACCATTTTACCCAGCCAAACGAGCAGTACATCTGTCCCGAGTGTTGGCGTACGCAACCGATGGTCAAATCCGGTGCTACCATCATCGTATCGCCCGCCTCGATCAAGCACCAGTGGGAAAGCGAAATCCGCAAGCACGTGACCGATCCGAACTTTCGCGTGTTCATCTACAACGGCATCGCGGACAAATGGATCAGCCCGCAGGATCTCGCTGCGTACGACGTCGTGCTGACAGACTACACCGTGCTCAGTCCGGAAATCTATCGCGTACCGGAGTACGCTCGAAGCTCCCGGCACGAGCAACGCTTCCTCAAACCGTCCACCCCGCTCACGATGATCCACTGGTGGCGCGTCGTCCTGGACGAAGCGCAAATGGTCGAGTCGGTGAACAATAACGCGGCCAAGATGGTCAAAGCACTGCCGACCAAGCACCGCTGGGCCGTGACCGGTACGCCGATCGAAAAGACGATCAACAATCTGCACGGACTGGTCAGCTTCCTGGACTACGAGCCGTACTCTTACTGGCGCACGTGGAAAGCGTACGCGGAACGCTTCCAGCAGGGCAATGCCGAACCGCTGCTCACGATGATGGCGCGCGTCATGTGGCGAACGTGCAAGCATTCCGTCTTCGATCAGCTGGACATTCCGCCGCAAACCGAGCGCATCCACCACATCCAGATGTCGGACCTGCAGAACTACTTCTACCGTTGCGAGCATCTCGCCTGTGCGCAGGCATTCAACGAGAAGGCGCGCCGTATCGGAGCCAACGAGCGGATGGCACAGATGAACATCGCCACGCTGAATCAGCTGCTGGAACCGCTGCGCAAGCTGCGGCAGGATTGCACCATCCCGTCCGTATTGGGCGTGGGTCAGTCGGCACTACAAGGGAAGAAGCTGCTGACGCCGGCCGAACTGCACGAGCATCTAATCGCCTCCAACGTTAACGAGTGCAAGGGCAAGCTGCGATCGGTCGTGTCGTCGCTGAACGGTATGGCGGCGGTCGAGATCCTGCAGGAGCATTACGATCAAGCATTCCGGCTGTACCAGGCGAGTCTGCGGTGCGCCGACGACTATCAGGGTGCGATCAGTGTGGACTCGCTGCTCCAGATCCATGCGCTGCACAATCTGCTCGATCTGGTGCGTAGGTTTGAGGAGAAACTAAGTCCCAGCTCGAAGCTTACGGCGGAACAGATCGCTGCGTACGAAGAGCGACGCTCCAAGCTGGAAGGACGCTACATTGAGCAGTACGCCAACAAGGTGCGTTCGATCGAGGCTACACTCCGTCCGGCGACGGAAAAGGTGGACGAATTGATCAACGGCAATGATAGCTCCCAGCGGTTACAGCTCGTGGGAGAATGGTGGCGCGATCTGTTCGCCCTGTTCGAGGAAAGTCCCCAGCGCCACTCGGCCATCCAATCGCGCGTACTGCTCGACCAAAGCTTGATCGGCAACACGGGCGTCAATTCGTGGCGAACGCTTGACCTGTGGCTCGTGAACTGGTTGGATGGGCTGCTCGAACGGCGCAGTTCCCTTGTGAAGGGCTTCCAATCGTTGGGCTTCTTTGTGGAGTATTTGCAACCGGACAGGACGGACTGGTCGCAGGAGGCACGTGCTCGAATCGATGAGCTGGTACGGACGGCGTTCGCGTGCCATCTCGATCCGGCTCTGTTCGAGGAGGATGAGTTCGGAGTACGCAAGAAGGAGCGCCAAGAAGCGAAGGGCTTACCGGGTCCACCCGTTTGCTTACTGTGCAAGGTAAAGGACAAGCTGAATGAGCTGGAATCGGCACTGTTCCAGATTCGAAAGACCCAAGTCGCCACCGGCGGATTGTGGCAGGTTTCGCGACAAGAATCAGTACTTAAGC TGATACATGCGTATGCAAAGCGACTGGAACAGGACCGTACCGTATGGAGCAGGATGGTGTCGCAAGACACGATCGTCGAAAGTGATCGGTTCATTGCGTTTCTCGAGCACGCTAAGGTCGAGTTTAAGGAGTACTCACAGTATTGGGTAGAGATTAACTACACCGTCGCTGCGTACGACGAGCTGACCATGTGCAAGTCCCGCCTGCAGCTGCTCACACTAGCGGAACGGCGCGAgatagagaagaagaagaaaaaaccgtCCCCATTGCAAGTACTGGAATGCGAACTGGCCGATACGCTGGCGGAGTTGCAGCTCACCAAAGCGGAGGCAGAGCGTGATTTCGTACGGCTGAAGGGTACGCGCAAGTATCTCGAACATCTTGGCTCGCGGAAGGAGCTCGAACCTTGTCCCATCTGTCACAGCATCCCGGAGGGCCGGTATGCCGTGCTGCAGTGCGGCCATCATCTGTGTAGCATCTGTTTGATGCGCATTTTCCAACTAGCTCGAGCGCACGGGAACATGACCACGTGTGGTATCTGCCGGCATGAGCAACACGTAAAAGA CATCCAGTACGTGCAGCCAATCGATCCAATGCACAAGATCAGGGGCAACTTTTCCAACAAAGTATCGAAAATCGTGCAAACGGCGCTGGAACTGGTAGCGGAGGATCCGTCCGTTAAGATCGTCATCTTCTCCCACTGGGAACCGATACTGACCGAGGTGGGTGTGGCGCTCGCCGCGAACGATATCACGTTGCGCGAAAAGTCGGCCAAATTCTATCAGTGTGTGGCAGATTTTAAGGATCCGGTGAAGGGAATTAcctgcctgctgctgccgctgcgctTTGGTTCGAAGGGATTGAATCTAACCGAGGCGACGCACGTGTTTCTGGTCGAGCCGATACTGAACCCCGGGGAGGAGATGCAAGCAATAGGGCGCGTGCATCGTATCGGCCAGACGCGGCCCACGTTCGTGCATCGGTTCATTATGCTGAACACGATCGAGACGACGATCCACGAGACGATTCAGGGCGATCGGAGCGGACGGTGGTGGTCGAAGGATGTTACCGTAGAGCAGCTGGCGCAGCTATTTCGGCTGGACCAAGACGACGGCAGTGAGCTGCCAGCACTCTAA
- the LOC1269770 gene encoding proteasome inhibitor PI31 subunit: protein MPQSDLFGLEMLWKLESANLADKADAMMLFVHWFLVRNGFRNVGVGDDKTLNNAVDQSELLPEGWNGNNKSYALRYIMNNELYILHGTLSNDTMIVNLLQAQSLQVSNAAFNLDKTITSFNDSNLTNVVVSIDDQITRLQTELIKPLCDGGSKSSSTQTLISSSPSPAQVNVVPAGGPRRIQVLRPSGLLLPFGGGGGVGRGDLNPLGGVVGGGGGGGMLMDPMNMGPGRVDPFLPGARIDPMGPFPPRVQRPNPNPDHLPPPGYDDMFM from the exons ATGCCGCAATCGGATCTGTTCGGGCTGGAGATGCTGTGGAAGCTGGAGAGCGCCAACTTGGCGGATAAGGCCGACGCGATGATGCTGTTTGTGCACTGGTTCCTAGTTCGTAACGGATTCCGTAACGTTGGCGTTGGGGACGAT AAAACGCTCAACAACGCCGTCGACCAGAGCGAGTTGCTGCCGGAAGGATGGAACGGTAACAACAAATCGTACGCGCTGCGCTACATCATGAACAACGAGCTGTACATCCTGCATGGAACACTCTCGAACGACACGATGATTGTTAATCTGCTGCAAGCGCAGTCACTGCAGGTGTCGAATGCGGCCTTCAATCTGGACAAAACGATCACCTCGTTTAACGACAGCAACTTGACGAACGTGGTGGTCAGCATCGATGATCAGATCACCCGGCTGCAGACGGAGCTGATTAAACCGCTGTGCGATGGTGGATCGAAAAGCTCCAGCACGCAGACGCTAATTTCTTCGTCGCCTAGTCCTGCCCAAGTAAATGTTGTGCCAGCCGGCGGTCCCAGGCGTATTCAGGTGCTGCGTCCCAGcggactgctgctgccattcggtggtggtggtggtgtaggtCGGGGCGATCTCAACCCGCTGGGAGGTGTtgttggcggcggtggcggcggcggtatGCTAATGGACCCAATGAACATGGG GCCCGGCAGAGTGGATCCATTTCTGCCTGGAGCGCGCATCGATCCGATGGGCCCGTTTCCTCCCCGCGTGCAACGCCCCAACCCGAATCCGGACCATCTTCCCCCACCCGGGTACGACGATATGTTTATGTAA
- the LOC1269769 gene encoding protein mono-ADP-ribosyltransferase PARP16 has translation MEPAPLSLEAKRLLVRKTIIHDPAATDLRLSLFISAAKSFRYDSCLQPFPPDFITNNEKSIDQLCRVLETIPPVADLPAGLAALDEQTVGLLHWILCRQARPALRTVPKAQHDEVLAKCPCYAKYAQPSHIFEVVYRETNSSERAFQDHATEFRTRHAFHGSRLFNFHSILHYGLQQHLNKVSLFGEGIYLSAELQVSQMFSPNGSGWSRSTLGTHLACIALCEYVDNPNYVKSQEETQQLPGTGEGTTPHATPSSDGPSAIMSTSFTGNGSFPERYILVKNNELVQVRYLLLYGTTKETNNNNNNTATSAGPHGSTVDPLYALPVRPPSYQMRHPPSRFIQWIANNKGFVLIGGYVGLLLIVGFINSRNAHFVKEMLLQKLNHVYNAVLGYRGKD, from the exons ATGGAACCGGCTCCATTGTCCCTCGAAGCCAAACGGTTGCTGGTGAGGAAAACGATCATCCACGACCCGGCAGCGACCGATCTGCGGCTGTCGCTGTTCATTTCCGCGGCCAAATCGTTCCGGTACGATTCCTGCCTACAGCCCTTTCCGCCGGATTTCATCACAAACAATGAGAAAAGCATCGACCAGTTG TGTCGGGTACTGGAGACGATTCCACCGGTTGCCGATCTTCCGGCAGGGCTTGCCGCGCTCGACGAGCAGACGGTGGGACTGTTGCACTGGATCCTCTGTCGACAGGCCCGTCCGGCGCTGCGAACCGTCCCGAAAGCCCAGCACGATGAGGTGCTCGCCAAATGTCCGTGCTACGCCAAATACGCTCAACCGAGCCACATCTTCGAGGTGGTGTACCGTGAAACCAACTCGAGCGAACGGGCGTTCCAGGACCATGCGACCGAGTTCCGCACACGACACGCATTTCACGGCAGTCGGCTGTTTAACTTCCACTCCATCCTGCACTAcgggctgcagcagcacctgAACAAGGTGTCGTTGTTCGGGGAGGGCATCTATCTGTCGGCGGAACTGCAGGTGAGCCAGATGTTCTCGCCGAACGGGTCGGGCTGGTCGAGGTCGACGCTCGGCACACATCTGGCCTGCATTGCGCTGTGCGAGTACGTGGACAATCCAAATTACGTGAAGAGTCAAG AAGAAACACAACAGTTGCCGGGAACGGGTGAAGGAACGACACCGCACGCCACGCCCTCCTCCGATGGACCATCCGCAATCATGAGCACATCGTTCACCGGCAATGGAAGCTTCCCAGAGCGTTACATTTTAGTGAAAAACAACGAACTGGTGCAGGTGCGCTATCTGCTTCTGTACGGAACCACCAAAgaaaccaacaacaataacaacaacactgCCACATCCGCCGGACCGCACGGATCGACCGTCGATCCACTGTACGCCCTGCCGGTCAGACCACCGTCGTACCAGATGCGTCACCCACCGAGCCGCTTCATCCAGTGGATTGCCAACAATAAGGGGTTCGTGCTGATCGGCGGGTACGTGGGGCTGCTCCTGATCGTTGGCTTCATCAACAGCCGCAATGCGCACTTCGTGAAGGAGATGCTCCTGCAGAAGCTCAACCATGTCTACAATGCGGTGCTTGGGTATCGCGGGAAGGACTAG